Genomic DNA from Acidimicrobiales bacterium:
AGCCGGCGGCGAGCAAGAGCGCTGCGGCCATGGTGGGGCGCAGCGGCGCAACGCCGATGTCGACTCGCCAGCCGCGCCGGTGCAGGGGGATACCGCTGGAGTCGACGCTCACGGTGGCGATGTCGTGGTCGAATCGCACGATGAACGGCTGCTCGGGTTCGCCGATCGAGGGCGGTCCGACGACCTGGTGCAGCCGCTGTGCGATGGCGTCGGTGTGGTAGAGCGCCGACTTGTGTGCGGTCACCCGGAACTGGGGCGCGTAGTCGTCGGCGATCCAGGTGGCCCAGTCGATCTCGGCCGCCCGCTCCTGCAGATGGGCGAAGTCGGTTGCTCGGAACTTGGCGATGCGGATCAGCACTCGCGCCGCGGTGCGTAGCCACACGTTGGCGGCGTAGAGCTGGCGAGGTGTCGCCCAGAACTCCACCACACCGTGGGCCCCGGGCTTCGGCTTGATGCCCAGAGCACGCAGTTCCTGCTCGCATACGGCTTCGAGACCGGGGGTGCAGATGGCGGCAGCTTCGAAACGCGACATGGGTTCCTTCTCGAACAACGTGGGTGATCAGCCTGCACCTCGCTGCCCGAATCTCCAACTCCCGCCGGCCGTGCGAGAATCGGTGCATGGGATTGCTCACGTGGATCATCGCCGGACTGATCGTCGGGGCGGTTGCCAGGCTCCTCGTCCGAGGTCCGCATGCATTGGGCTGCATCGGCACGGTCGGACTCGGCATCATCGGCTCGATCGTCGGCGGCACGGTGATCGACATCCTGGCCGGCCGCGGTTTCGATGTGGCGCCGAGCGGTTTCCTCGGCTCGGTGTTCGGCGCGGTCCTGCTCCTGGTACTGGCCCGCATGTTCGGCGGGAACGGGCGTCAACCCAGTCGGTACTGAGCTGCGCCCGATTCGGCGAGGGTCGCCTTCGCTTCACGTCGCAGTCATGGCCATCGAAAACGGTCAGGCTGATGTGTGGGCGTCCCAGCTCGCGAACATCGCGGCGTAGTGGCCGTTGTTGGCGACCAGATCGTCATGGGTGCCGAGCTCGATGAGCCGACCACCGTCGATCACGGCGATCCGGTCGGCCCGCATGGCCGTGGCCAAGCGGTGGGCGATGACGATGGCCGTCCGCCCCTCGAGCACCACGTCGAGCGCTCGCTCGATGATCGTCTCCGACGCCAGATCGAGATTCGAGGTCGCCTCGTCGAGAACGAGGACCCGGGGTCTGGCCATGAAGGCCCGTGCGAGTGCCAGCAGCTGACGCTCGCCGCTCGACAACGACGAGCCGCGTTCGTGGACGATCGTGTCGATGCCATCGGGCAGCCGAGCGAGCATGTCGGACAAACCGACCGCTGCGCAGGCTTCGAGGATCTCGGCCTCGGTGGCGCCAGGGCGAGCGAACGACACGTTGTCGCCGATCGTTCCGTTGAAGAGGAAGGGTTCCTGTGGCACCACACCGAGCTGAGACCGCAGCGAATGGATCGTGACCTCGCGCAGGTCGTGACCATCGAGTCGAACCGTGCCCGCCTGCGGGTCGTAGAAGCGAGTGACGAGCTTCGCAACCGTGGACTTGCCGGCGCCGGTCGGCCCCACCACGGCGATCGTCTCGCCCGGTTCGATCACGAGATCGAGGTCGAACAGCACCGGCTCGTCGGGCGAGTATCCGAACGTGACCCCCTCGAGTTCGAGCCGACCCTCGATGGGTGGCAGCACGTGGGCGCCGGGGGCCTCGACCACACTCGGTTGGGTGGCGAGGAGCCCCCGGATCTTCGTGACGGCCGCCTGCCCTTGCTGGTACGAGTTGTACAACTGGACCAGTTGCTGGATCGGGGCGAAGAAGGCGGTCAGATAGAGGAGGAAGGCGAACAGCTCGCCGACGGTCAACCGACCATCGAGCACCATGCGTCCACCGATCAGCAGCAGGAGCGCCTGACCGATGACCCCGATCGCCTCGTTCGCCGGGCCATAGATGGCACCGATCGTCGAGGCTCGCACGTTGGCGTCTCGGTGTTCGTTGACGACGTTGGCGTGATGGATGTTGTTGTGGCGGCGACGGTTGTTCGCCGTGATCACCCGCACCCCGGCCAGGCTCTCCGACAGATCAGCGAGCACGAGCGCGATCTTGTCGCGCACCAGGGCGTAGTTCCGCTCCGACGCCCGTTTGAACCACACGCTGAGGGCCAGCATGGACGGCACCACGATGACGAGCAGGATGGCCGCCAGCGTCGAGTTGAGGGTGAACATCACCACCGTGATGATGACGAGCGTGAGCCCCTGCACCGCCAGGTTCACCAATCCGTCCTGGAACAGCACGGTCAGCGCGTCGATATCGGACGTCATGCGGGTCATCAGGACGCCCGCCTTCTCCCGGGTGAAGAAGTCGAGCGACTGCCGCTGGAGGTGTGAGAACACCCGCACCCGCAGGTCGTACATCAGGCCCTCGCCCACGCGGTTGGCGAAGCGGATCCGTACCGCTCCCGCCACCAGGTTCACGACGATCGACGCCGCGTAGGCGAGCCCGATCCACCACAGGGCCGTCGTGTCTCGAGGCACGATGGCGCGGTCGATGCCGCGCTGCGTGAGGAGTGGCCCGGCCTGCAGCGACAGGGTCTCGATGATCACGAGAAGCCCGACAAAGACCAGCTTGTTGCGGTTCGGCGCCAGGAACGATCGGAGCGTGAACGGCTGCGTCTCCGCGCCCGCCTGGACGAAGGTGACGTTGGCCTTCGGGTGCTCGGGTTCGGTGTCGAGGATCGCCTTGGCTCGCTCCGCCAATTCGCTCGGCACGCCGGCGAACGGCAGGCCGTTGCGGGCGGCGGTCTGCGACGCCGACGGACCGGAGAACGGCGAGCCGGCGGGAGGTCCGAAACTCATCGTTCGCCTCCGTCGGTCGTGGTTGCGTCATCGAGCGGGTCGGCGTCGACCTCGTCATCGAGATGGGCGAGCACTGCTGAGTAGCGAGGCTCGGACTCCATGAGGTCTCGATGGCGACCCGATGCAACGACGCGCCCCTCATCGAGCAGCAGCACCCGGTCGGCGAGGGCGATGGTCGAGAGCCGGTGGGCGATGACGATGGTGGTCCGCTCGGCGAGGCGCTGTTCGAGCGCAGCGTGGATCCGCTCCTCGACGAGCACGTCGATGGCGCTCGTCGCATCATCGAGCACGAGGATCTTCGGGTTCACCAGGAGCGAACGGGCGATGGCGATGCGCTGGCGTTGGCCGCCGGACAGGGTGTAGCCCCGTTCGCCGACGACGGTGTCGTAGCCCTCGGGCAAGGCCGTGATGAAGTCGTGCGCCTGGGCGGCCTTGGCGGCGGCGATCACGTCGTCTCGGCTCGCGCCCGGACGGCCGTAGGCGATGTTGTCGGCCAAGCTCACCGAGAACAGGAAGGGGTCGTCGGCAACGAGACCGATGTTCGCCCGCAGGCTGACTTGGGTCAGGTCTCGAACGTCGTGGCCATCGACCCTCACTGCACCGCTCGACTCGTCGATGTCGTAGTAGCGGCTGAGCAATCGGGCCACGGTCGACTTGCCCGAGCCGGTGCGGCCGACGAGCGCCACGGTCTCCCCCGGCTCGATGCGGAAGCTGCAGTGTCGCAGCACGGGGTCGGCGGACTCGTAGCCGAAGGTGACGTCGTCGAACTCGATCTCACCCCGGACGTTGCGCAGGTGCGCCGCATCGGGCCGGTCGTGGACATCGGGCACCTCGTCGAGGATCTCGAAGATGCGCTCGGCTGATGCTTTCGCTCGCTGTCCGAGCATGAGGAACATGCCGAGCATGCGGAACGGCGCCTGCAGCATGGTGACGTAGGCGGTGAACGCGAACAATGTGCCCTCGGTGACCTCGCCCTGGATCACCAGCCAACCGCCGTAGACGAGCACCAGGCCCATGCCGACACGGGGCAGGTTCTCGATGAGGGGATTGTGGCTCGCCTGT
This window encodes:
- a CDS encoding ABC transporter ATP-binding protein, encoding MSFGPPAGSPFSGPSASQTAARNGLPFAGVPSELAERAKAILDTEPEHPKANVTFVQAGAETQPFTLRSFLAPNRNKLVFVGLLVIIETLSLQAGPLLTQRGIDRAIVPRDTTALWWIGLAYAASIVVNLVAGAVRIRFANRVGEGLMYDLRVRVFSHLQRQSLDFFTREKAGVLMTRMTSDIDALTVLFQDGLVNLAVQGLTLVIITVVMFTLNSTLAAILLVIVVPSMLALSVWFKRASERNYALVRDKIALVLADLSESLAGVRVITANNRRRHNNIHHANVVNEHRDANVRASTIGAIYGPANEAIGVIGQALLLLIGGRMVLDGRLTVGELFAFLLYLTAFFAPIQQLVQLYNSYQQGQAAVTKIRGLLATQPSVVEAPGAHVLPPIEGRLELEGVTFGYSPDEPVLFDLDLVIEPGETIAVVGPTGAGKSTVAKLVTRFYDPQAGTVRLDGHDLREVTIHSLRSQLGVVPQEPFLFNGTIGDNVSFARPGATEAEILEACAAVGLSDMLARLPDGIDTIVHERGSSLSSGERQLLALARAFMARPRVLVLDEATSNLDLASETIIERALDVVLEGRTAIVIAHRLATAMRADRIAVIDGGRLIELGTHDDLVANNGHYAAMFASWDAHTSA
- a CDS encoding ABC transporter ATP-binding protein; its protein translation is MDLLADVVELERAADEGWDGTEFEPVAIERTRPAPTANVHPDRSLGWIRRMLPVVLDNRLTYFGTIALAATAMLLQVALPAVLRSAIDQALTQRSVGLNRFVIAVLVIGLVRSALTLTYRFLLYRGAFQIDTDLRILLYDHLTKLSFGFYDRTQSGQVISRANSDIRSVQMFLTFAPLISMTTLTFTLAIGFMLSVNVPLTLVAIAPLPGVYWMGVLLRNQVFPLSWIVQSRLAEVATTVDENINGVRVVRSFGAEERQINQLADAATRVRWANIKTADAQASHNPLIENLPRVGMGLVLVYGGWLVIQGEVTEGTLFAFTAYVTMLQAPFRMLGMFLMLGQRAKASAERIFEILDEVPDVHDRPDAAHLRNVRGEIEFDDVTFGYESADPVLRHCSFRIEPGETVALVGRTGSGKSTVARLLSRYYDIDESSGAVRVDGHDVRDLTQVSLRANIGLVADDPFLFSVSLADNIAYGRPGASRDDVIAAAKAAQAHDFITALPEGYDTVVGERGYTLSGGQRQRIAIARSLLVNPKILVLDDATSAIDVLVEERIHAALEQRLAERTTIVIAHRLSTIALADRVLLLDEGRVVASGRHRDLMESEPRYSAVLAHLDDEVDADPLDDATTTDGGER
- a CDS encoding GlsB/YeaQ/YmgE family stress response membrane protein, producing the protein MGLLTWIIAGLIVGAVARLLVRGPHALGCIGTVGLGIIGSIVGGTVIDILAGRGFDVAPSGFLGSVFGAVLLLVLARMFGGNGRQPSRY